From Candidatus Sphingomonas colombiensis, one genomic window encodes:
- a CDS encoding phosphotransferase: MATDMIPPAGAGAFLAAHGWAGAKIAPLAGDASFRRYFRVTEGARRGVLMDAPPPHEDPRPFIAIARWLIERGFAAPAIHAADEAAGLVLIEDFGDDRMREAIESDPDATMRLYAAAIDLLVELRGHDAMAGLRPYDFAELQREAALLVEWYCPAIGLDVDVAGYQAAWNAVLARAIPEHPVTVLRDYHVENLMLIPAGLGLLDFQDALAGHAAYDLVSLLQDARRDVDPAIEEAMLARYRAETGEGEAFLDAYHVLGAQRNAKIVGIFTRLWKRDGKPRYPGLCPRVWAYLERDLTYPALAPVAAWFDANIPPELRGDPMILAERVR; this comes from the coding sequence ATGGCGACCGACATGATTCCTCCCGCCGGCGCCGGCGCCTTCCTCGCGGCCCACGGCTGGGCCGGGGCCAAGATCGCGCCGCTGGCGGGTGATGCTTCCTTCAGGCGATATTTCCGGGTGACGGAAGGCGCGCGACGCGGCGTGCTGATGGATGCGCCGCCGCCGCATGAAGATCCACGTCCGTTCATCGCCATCGCGCGCTGGCTCATCGAACGCGGTTTCGCCGCGCCCGCGATCCACGCGGCGGACGAGGCCGCCGGCCTGGTGCTGATCGAGGATTTTGGCGACGATCGGATGCGCGAGGCGATCGAAAGCGATCCCGATGCGACCATGCGGCTCTATGCGGCGGCGATCGACCTGCTGGTCGAGCTGCGCGGGCATGACGCGATGGCCGGGCTGCGTCCGTACGATTTCGCCGAATTGCAGCGCGAGGCTGCGCTGCTGGTGGAATGGTATTGCCCCGCGATCGGGCTCGACGTGGATGTCGCCGGCTATCAGGCCGCGTGGAACGCGGTGCTGGCGCGTGCGATCCCCGAACACCCGGTGACGGTGTTGCGTGACTATCATGTCGAAAATCTGATGCTGATCCCGGCCGGGCTGGGGCTGCTCGATTTTCAGGACGCGCTTGCCGGCCATGCCGCTTACGATCTCGTGTCGCTGTTGCAGGATGCGCGGCGTGACGTGGATCCCGCGATCGAAGAGGCGATGCTCGCGCGCTATCGCGCGGAAACCGGCGAGGGCGAGGCGTTCCTCGATGCTTATCATGTGCTCGGCGCGCAGCGGAACGCGAAGATCGTCGGCATCTTCACGCGGCTGTGGAAGCGCGACGGCAAGCCGCGCTATCCGGGGCTGTGCCCGCGCGTCTGGGCCTATCTGGAGCGCGACCTGACCTATCCCGCGCTTGCGCCGGTCGCGGCATGGTTCGATGCGAATATCCCGCCGGAATTGCGCGGCGACCCGATGATCCTGGCAGAGCGAGTGCGATGA
- the tsaE gene encoding tRNA (adenosine(37)-N6)-threonylcarbamoyltransferase complex ATPase subunit type 1 TsaE encodes MIRLNDPAATEAIGASLAAVLAPGDVVTLDGPLGAGKTSIARGLLAALGLAGEAPSPSFAIVQPYAPPEVRLPVLHVDLYRIDDPSEMDELGLNEARYDSALLVEWPEHAGPNAWPDALRIRLEILPDGARGLTWQAPPAWERRWRPT; translated from the coding sequence ATGATCCGTCTCAACGATCCGGCAGCGACCGAGGCGATCGGCGCGTCGCTCGCCGCGGTGCTTGCGCCCGGCGACGTGGTGACACTCGATGGGCCGCTTGGCGCGGGCAAGACCAGCATCGCGCGCGGGCTGCTCGCGGCGCTTGGGCTGGCGGGAGAGGCGCCTTCGCCGAGCTTCGCGATCGTCCAGCCCTATGCGCCGCCCGAAGTGCGGTTGCCGGTGCTCCACGTCGATCTTTATCGCATCGATGACCCGAGCGAGATGGACGAACTCGGGCTGAACGAGGCGCGATACGATTCCGCGCTGCTGGTGGAATGGCCGGAGCACGCAGGGCCGAACGCCTGGCCCGATGCGCTGCGGATCAGGCTGGAGATCCTGCCGGACGGCGCACGCGGCTTGACTTGGCAAGCGCCCCCGGCTTGGGAAAGGCGATGGCGACCGACATGA
- a CDS encoding nucleotidyltransferase family protein: MSRPKAIRPDPGGKVPKTAMVMAAGLGKRMRPLTATRPKPLVEVAGKALLDHVFDRLKAAGVERAVVNVHYLADALEAHLRNRISGIEIVISDERGRLMETGGGLVQARDLLGDEPFLYVNSDNLWIDGPSDAIRLLAARWDDAAMDALLLMVPYARAHNHSGQGDFRLAPDGRITGRRGRGRVAPFVWTGVQIMHPRLIADWPEGPFSTNLFWDRAIAAGRAFGTVHQGLWFDVGTPGAIRRTEDLLADG, from the coding sequence ATGAGCCGACCCAAAGCGATCCGCCCCGATCCCGGCGGCAAAGTGCCCAAAACCGCGATGGTGATGGCGGCGGGCCTTGGCAAAAGGATGCGTCCGCTCACCGCGACGCGGCCCAAGCCACTGGTCGAGGTGGCGGGCAAGGCTTTGCTCGATCATGTGTTCGATCGGCTGAAGGCGGCCGGCGTCGAGCGCGCCGTGGTCAACGTCCATTATCTCGCCGACGCGCTCGAAGCGCATTTGCGCAATCGCATCTCCGGGATCGAGATCGTCATTTCCGATGAACGCGGCCGGCTGATGGAAACGGGCGGCGGGCTGGTGCAGGCGCGCGACCTGCTCGGCGACGAACCGTTCCTCTACGTCAACAGCGACAATCTGTGGATCGACGGGCCGAGCGACGCGATCAGGCTGCTCGCCGCGCGCTGGGACGATGCGGCGATGGACGCGCTGCTGCTGATGGTGCCCTATGCCCGCGCGCACAATCACAGCGGGCAGGGCGATTTCCGCCTCGCGCCTGATGGGCGGATCACCGGCCGGCGCGGGCGCGGCCGGGTGGCGCCGTTCGTGTGGACCGGGGTGCAGATCATGCACCCGAGGCTGATCGCGGACTGGCCGGAGGGGCCGTTCTCCACCAATTTGTTCTGGGACCGCGCGATCGCGGCCGGTCGCGCATTCGGTACGGTGCATCAGGGCCTATGGTTCGATGTCGGCACGCCCGGCGCGATCAGGCGGACCGAGGATCTGCTCGCCGATGGCTGA
- the ahcY gene encoding adenosylhomocysteinase — protein MLDRPTSDYVIKDISLADFGRKEIEIAETEMPGLMSLREEFGASQPLKGARITGSLHMTIQTAVLIETLTALGAHVRWATCNIYSTQDHAAAAIAAAGIPVFAVKGESLAEYWDYVGSIFDWDDGNGQTANIILDDGGDATMFALWGAKLERGESFGEPENAEEIEFQRALKAFIAKKPGYLTETVKNLKGVSEETTTGVHRLYEIAKKGELPFPAINVNDSVTKSKFDNLYGCKESLVDAIRRATDVMLAGKVACVAGFGDVGKGSAQSLRNGGARVLVTEVDPICALQAAMEGFEVVTMEEAVTRADIFCTATGNADVITADHMKAMKPMAIVCNIGHFDSEIQIAALSNYEWTEVKPGTDLVKFPDGKQIIVLAKGRLVNLGCATGHPSFVMSSSFTNQTLAQIELWTKGENYQNQVYVLPKHLDEKVAALHLEKLGVKLSKLSQKQADYIGVKVEGPFKPDHYRY, from the coding sequence GTGCTCGATCGCCCGACCAGTGATTACGTCATCAAGGACATCAGCCTTGCCGATTTCGGTCGCAAGGAAATCGAGATCGCCGAAACCGAAATGCCCGGCCTGATGTCGCTGCGCGAGGAATTCGGTGCGTCGCAGCCGCTGAAGGGCGCGCGCATCACCGGCTCGCTGCACATGACGATCCAGACCGCGGTGCTGATCGAAACGCTGACCGCGCTGGGCGCCCACGTGCGCTGGGCGACCTGCAACATCTATTCGACGCAGGACCATGCCGCCGCCGCGATCGCCGCGGCCGGCATCCCGGTGTTCGCGGTGAAGGGCGAGAGCCTCGCGGAATATTGGGACTATGTCGGCTCGATCTTCGATTGGGATGACGGCAACGGCCAGACCGCCAACATCATCCTCGACGACGGCGGCGACGCGACGATGTTCGCGCTGTGGGGCGCGAAGCTGGAGCGCGGCGAGAGCTTCGGCGAGCCGGAGAATGCCGAGGAAATCGAATTCCAGCGCGCGCTGAAGGCGTTCATCGCCAAGAAGCCGGGTTATCTGACCGAGACGGTGAAGAACCTGAAGGGCGTTTCGGAAGAGACCACCACCGGCGTCCACCGCCTGTACGAGATCGCCAAGAAGGGCGAACTGCCGTTCCCGGCGATCAACGTGAACGATTCGGTCACCAAGTCGAAGTTCGACAACCTCTATGGTTGCAAGGAATCGCTGGTCGACGCGATCCGCCGCGCGACCGACGTGATGCTGGCCGGCAAGGTCGCCTGCGTCGCCGGCTTCGGCGATGTCGGCAAGGGCTCGGCACAGTCGCTGCGTAACGGCGGCGCGCGCGTGCTCGTCACCGAAGTCGATCCGATCTGCGCGTTGCAGGCCGCGATGGAAGGCTTCGAGGTCGTGACGATGGAAGAAGCGGTGACCCGCGCCGACATCTTCTGCACCGCGACCGGCAATGCCGACGTCATCACCGCCGATCACATGAAGGCGATGAAGCCGATGGCGATCGTCTGCAACATCGGGCATTTCGACAGCGAGATCCAGATCGCCGCGCTCAGCAACTATGAGTGGACCGAGGTGAAGCCGGGCACCGATTTGGTGAAGTTCCCGGACGGCAAGCAGATCATCGTGCTCGCCAAGGGCCGCCTCGTGAACCTCGGCTGCGCGACCGGCCATCCGTCGTTCGTGATGTCCTCGTCCTTCACCAACCAGACGCTCGCGCAGATCGAGCTTTGGACCAAGGGCGAGAATTACCAGAATCAGGTCTATGTCCTGCCCAAGCACCTCGACGAAAAGGTCGCGGCGCTGCACCTGGAGAAGCTGGGCGTGAAGCTCAGCAAGCTCAGCCAAAAGCAGGCGGATTACATCGGCGTGAAGGTCGAAGGCCCGTTCAAGCCCGATCATTATCGTTATTGA
- a CDS encoding PAS-domain containing protein — protein sequence MIEISTAAALTGGVIVALLLIAGAWLLFAGLRAEARARGALAANARFEALFGAAPASPILAYADGRIELNRRVAGWLGVDGLPERIDELASVLPAETIVGLKHDIVAAQRSGRGFARPMTLAGSSRTLLWRGERAPLEMGSGAVVIWVFDATDSQREIKALSEQKVDLLNAFEALTGLIETAPLPMWYRGPDLKLAMANTAYVAAVEAVDAADVVARGVELVEGSGQGGPLGGAVAAREQGRPQERVLPATIAGERRSLRLHDIPLPAGGVAGYAIDIEDLEQAHARERRFADAQRGMLDRLSAGVAQFGPDRALTFCNQPFRRMFAMRSEWLSDRPEFDRVLERMREANRVPEVRDFPGWKAERRDWFIQTDNAVEETWLLPDGAHIRVLAQPLPDGALLVIFEDRTEQVQLASARDTLLRVRTATFDNLFEALGVFATNGKLQLWNNRFRALWGLEEEFLSGHPRVDAVAEKVASKLASPGQAKFINELVRAATIERQTRSGRVELADGRQFEFAAVPLPDGNALFTMLDITDSRRIEQALRERTQALEDADRIKTAFVASMSYELRTPLTSISGFAEMLHGGYAGKMTKQADAYVEAILESVERLGVMIDDVLDLTQVVSEGEGLDREDIDLAVIARAAADRVAAQAKRDKIDYVIEISHSIGRITGDARRIREVIEHLLRHAITAAGEGGRVLLHADGNAARARIVVSDGGAGMDAETAAHAFDRFARPGIATGGERALDLGLPLAKQFVEAHRGTVALISEPGEGTLVTVELPRR from the coding sequence ATGATCGAAATCTCGACTGCCGCCGCGTTGACCGGCGGGGTGATCGTTGCGCTGTTGCTGATCGCGGGCGCGTGGCTGCTGTTCGCCGGGCTGCGTGCGGAGGCGCGGGCGCGCGGGGCACTCGCCGCGAACGCGCGGTTCGAGGCATTGTTCGGGGCGGCGCCGGCATCGCCGATCCTCGCTTATGCCGATGGCCGGATCGAGCTGAACCGCAGGGTAGCGGGTTGGCTGGGTGTCGACGGACTGCCGGAACGGATCGACGAACTGGCGAGCGTGCTGCCGGCCGAAACCATCGTCGGGCTTAAGCACGATATCGTTGCCGCGCAGCGATCCGGCCGCGGTTTCGCGCGGCCGATGACGCTTGCCGGCTCTTCGCGCACCTTGCTGTGGCGCGGCGAGCGCGCGCCGCTCGAAATGGGATCGGGCGCGGTCGTCATCTGGGTGTTCGACGCCACCGACAGCCAGCGCGAGATCAAGGCGCTGAGCGAACAGAAGGTCGATCTGCTCAACGCATTCGAGGCGCTGACCGGCCTTATCGAAACCGCGCCGCTGCCGATGTGGTATCGCGGGCCGGATCTCAAGCTGGCGATGGCCAACACGGCCTATGTCGCGGCGGTAGAGGCGGTCGATGCGGCCGATGTAGTGGCGCGCGGCGTGGAACTGGTCGAGGGCTCCGGGCAGGGCGGCCCACTGGGCGGCGCGGTCGCGGCACGCGAGCAGGGCCGGCCGCAGGAGCGCGTGCTGCCCGCCACGATCGCTGGCGAGCGGCGCTCCCTGCGGCTGCACGATATCCCGCTGCCGGCCGGCGGCGTCGCCGGCTATGCGATCGATATCGAGGATTTGGAGCAGGCCCATGCGCGCGAGCGTCGCTTCGCCGACGCGCAACGCGGGATGCTCGATCGGCTTTCGGCCGGCGTGGCGCAATTCGGCCCGGATCGCGCGCTCACTTTCTGCAACCAGCCATTCCGCCGCATGTTCGCGATGCGCAGCGAGTGGCTTTCCGACCGGCCGGAATTCGATCGCGTGCTCGAACGGATGCGCGAGGCGAACCGCGTGCCGGAGGTACGCGATTTCCCCGGCTGGAAGGCCGAACGCCGTGACTGGTTCATCCAGACCGATAACGCGGTGGAGGAAACCTGGCTGCTGCCCGATGGCGCGCATATCCGCGTGCTCGCGCAGCCGCTGCCGGATGGCGCGCTGCTCGTGATCTTCGAGGATCGCACCGAACAGGTGCAGCTTGCCTCCGCGCGGGACACTTTGCTGCGAGTGCGCACCGCCACTTTCGACAATCTGTTCGAGGCGCTTGGCGTGTTCGCCACGAACGGCAAGCTGCAATTGTGGAACAACCGCTTCCGCGCGCTCTGGGGCCTGGAGGAGGAATTCCTCAGCGGGCATCCGCGAGTCGACGCGGTGGCCGAAAAGGTCGCGTCCAAGCTCGCCAGCCCCGGCCAGGCGAAGTTCATCAACGAACTGGTGCGCGCCGCGACGATCGAGCGGCAGACGCGCAGCGGAAGGGTCGAACTGGCGGATGGGCGCCAGTTCGAGTTTGCCGCCGTGCCGCTGCCCGACGGCAATGCGCTGTTCACGATGCTCGACATCACCGACAGTCGCCGCATCGAACAGGCGCTGCGCGAACGCACTCAGGCACTGGAAGACGCAGACCGGATCAAGACCGCCTTTGTTGCGAGCATGAGCTACGAATTGCGCACGCCGCTCACGTCGATCAGCGGCTTCGCCGAGATGTTGCACGGTGGCTATGCCGGCAAGATGACCAAACAGGCCGATGCCTATGTCGAGGCGATCCTCGAATCCGTCGAACGACTGGGGGTGATGATCGATGACGTCCTCGATCTGACCCAGGTGGTGAGCGAGGGCGAAGGGCTGGATCGCGAGGATATCGATCTCGCCGTAATCGCGCGCGCCGCCGCCGATCGCGTCGCCGCGCAGGCCAAGCGCGACAAGATCGATTATGTCATCGAAATCAGCCACTCGATCGGCCGGATCACGGGCGACGCGCGCCGCATCCGAGAGGTGATCGAACATCTGCTGCGCCACGCGATTACCGCCGCCGGAGAAGGTGGACGCGTGCTGCTCCATGCCGACGGGAACGCCGCACGCGCCCGGATCGTGGTGTCGGACGGCGGGGCGGGGATGGATGCGGAAACCGCGGCACATGCCTTCGATCGGTTCGCGCGGCCGGGGATCGCCACTGGCGGAGAACGCGCGCTCGATCTCGGGTTGCCGCTCGCCAAGCAATTCGTCGAGGCGCATCGCGGGACGGTGGCGCTGATCAGCGAGCCCGGCGAGGGCACGCTGGTGACGGTGGAACTGCCGCGCCGATGA
- a CDS encoding peroxiredoxin, translating into MTISVGDKLPKTNLVKATANGPEAVDSEEYFKGRRVALFAVPGAFTPTCSAKHLPGFVDKHDELTGKGIDEVACTAVNDPFVMGAWAKSSNAGDITMLADGNGDFAEAIGLTMDGSKFGLGKRSQRYSMIVNDGVVEQLNVEGPGEFKVSTAEHMLANI; encoded by the coding sequence ATGACGATCAGCGTCGGCGACAAGCTGCCCAAGACCAATCTCGTCAAGGCGACCGCCAACGGGCCTGAGGCGGTGGACAGCGAAGAATATTTCAAGGGCCGCCGCGTCGCGCTGTTCGCGGTGCCGGGCGCCTTCACGCCGACCTGCTCGGCCAAGCATCTGCCGGGTTTTGTCGATAAGCACGACGAACTGACCGGCAAGGGCATCGACGAAGTGGCCTGCACCGCCGTCAACGATCCGTTCGTGATGGGCGCATGGGCAAAGTCGAGCAATGCCGGCGACATCACGATGCTGGCGGACGGCAATGGCGATTTCGCCGAAGCGATCGGCCTCACCATGGATGGCTCGAAATTCGGGCTCGGCAAGCGCAGCCAGCGCTATTCGATGATCGTCAACGATGGCGTCGTCGAGCAGCTCAACGTCGAGGGTCCGGGCGAATTCAAGGTCAGCACCGCCGAGCATATGCTCGCCAACATCTGA
- a CDS encoding YqgE/AlgH family protein: MESANFLAGQFLLAMPGIGDPRFDQAVIAVCAHDDEGAMGIDIGATFDGLTLHDVLRQVDIDPGEAPDVPVHRGGPVETRRGFVLHSRDWGGADTVDVAGRWALSGTLDALRAIAAGKGPARWLVALGYAGWGPGQLDGEMTRHGWLNLDAGGEAILFDTPADARWADGFASVGIDPRLLANESGHA; encoded by the coding sequence ATGGAGTCTGCGAACTTTCTTGCCGGCCAATTTCTGCTGGCCATGCCCGGAATCGGCGATCCGCGCTTCGATCAGGCGGTGATCGCGGTTTGCGCCCATGATGACGAAGGCGCGATGGGAATCGACATCGGCGCGACGTTCGACGGCCTGACGTTGCATGACGTGCTGCGTCAGGTGGATATCGATCCGGGCGAGGCGCCCGACGTGCCGGTGCATCGCGGGGGCCCGGTCGAGACGCGGCGCGGCTTCGTGCTGCACAGCCGCGATTGGGGCGGGGCGGATACGGTCGACGTCGCGGGGCGCTGGGCCTTGTCGGGCACGCTCGACGCGTTGCGCGCGATCGCGGCGGGCAAGGGGCCGGCGCGATGGCTGGTCGCGCTGGGTTATGCCGGCTGGGGGCCGGGGCAGCTCGATGGAGAGATGACACGCCACGGCTGGTTGAACCTCGATGCGGGGGGTGAGGCGATCCTGTTCGACACGCCGGCCGATGCCCGCTGGGCGGACGGCTTTGCCAGCGTCGGCATCGATCCCCGCCTGCTCGCCAACGAAAGCGGGCACGCCTGA
- a CDS encoding ATP-binding protein, with amino-acid sequence MREITRGQITAAAGEAAERVRHGLLETYHRGGTAAARAEVSRMVRARGAQLVLLLVDHDGRFLAGNVADWPPTVAAGGDPSTIEIFRIDRDLSERMRVIATRLPDGSRLLTGHVIESELRFARAMEEAMLLAMAVALIFAGLAGVIAARMIERRLGRTVATADAVAAGDLTRRVPLGGGNDAFEALAEAVNAMLDRIAALVGELKVATDGLAHDLRAPLTRLRATLERALAAAPDEAGRTMILRAMDEGERLLAMLDTALRITRAEAGLGREAFGEVDLGVMLGDLADMFGPLAEDRGKSITVDIAQPIAINANREMLGQALANLVDNALKYGAGAITLSAIAHAHEVAISVADEGNGIPPEARNDALKRFGRLDAARHEGGAGLGLSLVAAVAHLHGGTLTLSDNEPGLIATMTIAA; translated from the coding sequence GTGCGGGAAATCACGCGCGGGCAGATCACCGCCGCCGCCGGGGAAGCGGCGGAACGGGTGAGGCATGGGCTGCTCGAAACCTATCATCGCGGCGGTACGGCGGCGGCGAGGGCCGAGGTCTCGCGGATGGTGCGCGCGCGCGGAGCGCAACTCGTGCTGCTGCTGGTGGATCACGACGGCCGCTTCCTCGCCGGCAATGTCGCGGACTGGCCGCCGACCGTTGCCGCGGGAGGCGATCCGTCGACGATCGAGATTTTTCGCATCGATCGCGATCTTTCAGAGCGGATGCGGGTGATCGCGACACGATTGCCGGATGGCAGCCGGCTGCTGACCGGACACGTTATCGAAAGCGAACTCCGCTTCGCCCGCGCGATGGAGGAGGCGATGCTGCTGGCGATGGCAGTGGCGCTGATCTTCGCCGGGCTGGCGGGCGTGATCGCGGCGCGGATGATCGAGCGACGGCTGGGCCGCACGGTGGCGACCGCCGACGCGGTGGCGGCAGGCGACCTGACGCGCCGCGTGCCGCTGGGCGGCGGCAACGATGCGTTCGAGGCGCTGGCCGAGGCGGTCAACGCGATGCTCGATCGGATCGCGGCGCTGGTTGGCGAGCTGAAGGTGGCGACGGACGGACTGGCGCACGATCTCCGCGCGCCGCTCACCCGGCTGCGCGCGACATTGGAACGCGCGCTAGCCGCCGCACCGGACGAGGCGGGGCGCACGATGATCCTGCGCGCGATGGATGAGGGCGAGCGCCTGCTGGCGATGCTCGACACCGCCTTGCGCATCACGCGCGCGGAGGCGGGGCTGGGGCGCGAAGCTTTCGGTGAGGTGGATCTTGGGGTGATGCTCGGTGATCTGGCCGATATGTTCGGCCCGCTGGCGGAGGATCGCGGCAAGAGCATCACGGTCGATATCGCGCAGCCGATCGCGATCAATGCGAATCGCGAGATGCTGGGGCAGGCGCTCGCCAACCTGGTCGACAATGCGCTGAAATATGGCGCCGGCGCGATCACGTTGTCGGCGATCGCGCACGCGCATGAGGTGGCGATCAGTGTCGCCGACGAGGGGAACGGGATTCCGCCCGAGGCGCGCAATGACGCGCTCAAACGCTTCGGCCGGCTGGATGCGGCGCGGCATGAGGGTGGCGCGGGGCTAGGCCTGTCGCTGGTCGCGGCGGTGGCGCATCTGCATGGCGGCACGCTAACCCTGAGCGATAACGAGCCCGGCCTGATCGCGACGATGACGATCGCCGCCTAG